From a single Porites lutea chromosome 10, jaPorLute2.1, whole genome shotgun sequence genomic region:
- the LOC140949756 gene encoding uncharacterized protein has product MAQHQDLKRKGGADPDHQMSRNHAPPPLSIEVPKMRDLPNKSNPWSDVHLPVDILLLTVEDCEFLACYAFLENSFKSYHQNLGHVYFGTMGERGEEALKVALMRCYKGSSGPGGSQDVIKDAVMQLRPKAAFLVGCCQGLNPDDTKLGDVVVPSKLSTEQFTTPLRRNIGKLNLFSTEGWNPPLKDPVGEETVQVHRDGDILSGSLEFFTKQQHMSRSRVIAVEREGEGLFAAAHNMNMEWVIVKGISHFSDGSNTPDESWKSFASIMAASVVSNMLNDPVVFKEWPHYEDLTAKNQPETTTKPDKQMPDAVCLEECQKQLRSLYETCSKVKIIPWDQNSAVDIDEIYTDLSWVKDHRTPRGITQAKLNHYTEIFGSKGPRPAPKRILVYGQPGIGKTVFTKKATFDWSQQRYSETLGAFDLVLLVRLRDVSNLQDVPSILRACEVLDSNGAISVDNLYDYVCRRQEKVLLILDGYDEYVYNSKNESPVFKIWKKSQLRDCCVVITSREMKAETLRNCSNAQFKIDGFNRQRQEEFARRFLKDDKDIADFFMYLWQHNLSELAQIPLLLLMLCLLWTRTTREELPKERADIFAQFMTTMFDHMCEKQSAEESVSAKDYSDELYALGRLAFEALLQGQLYFPVSQLPAGYSLIERLIEVGLFQVLNMASLKREKGVYFLHKSIQEYLAGNFLKEEPTSKKAKGTNSLSKVDSVEKIFKINEALKFAVQLSEEAASDILIQLGTAAKKEELTEFRFDNETPSKKDLSKEQTDFINLCNQLFFNRSAETRKNLFPTFLFSLGGVLVIDEEQLNIIVYEKLVQTTETPNYVFFNKKYKYTEQDYSNFIILLQQLNAVIVCSAGEKKASEFLSNSSWRSFDEFFLKKEEKNTHLYLAIIAKPFDIIKTLVSKQETKKKTNMNGDEPSEESSSSCCSKRHGLSRVWRIQAWYVNRSEVEQLIEMMPFFTAPRESLC; this is encoded by the exons ATGGCGCAGCATCAAGACCTTAAAAGAAAAGGAGGTGCTGATCCTGATCATCAGATGTCAAGAAATCATGCCCCTCCTCCTCTAAGTATTGAAGTGCCTAAAATGAGAGATCTTCCAAACAAGTCAAACCCTTGGAGTGATGTCCACCTTCCTGTTGACATTCTTTTGTTGACAGTAGAAGACTGTGAGTTCTTAGCCTGTTATGCCTTCTtggaaaattcttttaaaagttaTCACCAGAACCTGGGACACGTGTACTTTGGGACCATGGGTGAAAGAGGAGAAGAGGCACTAAAAGTTGCTTTAATGAGATGTTATAAAGGTTCTTCTGGTCCAGGTGGCTCTCAAGATGTTATTAAAGATGCAGTGATGCAACTGAGACCCAAGGCTGCTTTTTTGGTTGGCTGCTGTCAAGGTTTAAACCCAGATGACACCAAGCTAGGAGATGTAGTGGTACCCTCTAAACTTTCAACTGAACAATTCACAACTCCATTAAGAAGAAATATTGGCAAACTTAACTTGTTTTCAACTGAAGGCTGGAATCCACCATTAAAAGACCCAGTAGGTGAAGAAACAGTACAAGTACACCGTGACGGTGATATATTAAGTGGAAGTCTTGAATTCTTCACCAAACAACAACATATGTCTCGATCCCGTGTGATTGCAgttgaaagggaaggggaag GACTATTTGCAGCAGCCCATAATATGAACATGGAATGGGTGATTGTTAAAGGGATATCACATTTTTCTGATGGTAGCAACACTCCTGATGAGTCCTGGAAGTCATTTGCTTCCATCATGGCAGCTTCTGTTGTGTCTAACATGTTAAATGATCCAGTTGTTTTTAAAGAATGGCCTCACTATGAAG acTTGACAGCAAAGAATCAGCCAGAGACAACCACAAAGCCAGACAAACAGATGCCAG ATGCTGTATGCCTTGAGGAGTGCCAGAAACAGCTGCGATCACTTTATGAAACCTGTAGCAAAGTCAAAATCATTCCATGGGACCAGAACTCTGCTGTTGATATTGATGAGATCTACACAGACTTGTCTTGGGTCAAGGATCACAGGACACCCAGAGGAATAACACAAGCGAAACTTAACCACTACACTGAGATTTTTGGCAGTAAAGGCCCTCGTCCTGCGCCTAAGCGAATTTTGGTTTATGGACAGCCAG GTATCGGCAAGACTGTTTTCACGAAGAAAGCAACTTTTGACTGGTCCCAGCAGAGATATTCAGAAACATTAGGAGCATTTGATCTTGTCCTTCTGGTGAGATTACGTGACGTTAGTAATCTCCAAGATGTTCCGTCCATTCTGAGGGCTTGTGAAGTGCTGGATAGTAATGGTGCAATTTCCGTAGACAACCTGTATGATTACGTTTGTCGCCGTCAAGAAAAAGTCTTGCTTATCTTGGACGGCTACGATGAGTATGTTTACAATTCAAAAAACGAGTCGCCTGTCTtcaaaatctggaaaaaaagtCAATTAAGAGACTGTTGTGTTGTAATTACTTCAAGGGAAATGAAAGCTGAGACGTTGAGAAATTGTAGTAATGCTCAATTCAAAATTGACGGCTTTAATCGCCAACGTCAAGAAGAGTTCGCGCGTAGATTTTTGAAAGATGATAAAGATATTGCAGATTTTTTTATGTACTTATGGCAGCACAACCTAAGTGAACTAGCACAAATTCCCCTACTGCTCTTAATGTTATGCTTGCTCTGGACAAGAACAACACGTGAAGAACTACCAAAAGAACGCGCAGACATCTTCGCCCAGTTCATGACGACCATGTTTGATCACATGTGTGAAAAACAGTCTGCTGAAGAATCGGTTTCTGCCAAAGATTACTCAGATGAATTATACGCATTAGGACGCTTGGCCTTTGAAGCCCTTTTGCAAGGCCAGCTTTATTTCCCTGTTAGTCAGTTACCTGCTGGCTACAGTTTGATCGAGAGGCTGATTGAAGTCGgcctttttcaggttttaaaTATGGCGAGTTTGAAGCGTGAAAAAGGCGTGTACTTTCTTCACAAATCCATACAGGAATACCTGGCTGGGAATTTCCTGAAAGAAGAGCCGACATCTAAAAAGGCTAAAGGCACTAATTCCCTGTCAAAAGTGGACTCAGTTGAAAAGatctttaaaataaatgaagcGCTCAAATTTGCTGTTCAGTTGTCAGAAGAAGCCGCGAGCGACATTCTGATTCAACTTGGAACGGCGGCGAAGAAAGAAGAACTGACAGAGTTTCGCTTCGACAACGAAACACCCTCAAAGAAGGACTTGTCAAAAGAACAAACAGATTTTATTAATCTTTGTAATCAGTTATTTTTCAACCGCTCAGCTGAGACAAGAAAAAACCTCTTTCCtacatttcttttctctttagGAGGAGTTCTTGTAATTGATGAAGAGCAGCTAAATATTATCGTATACGAAAAATTAGTTCAAACTACCGAAACACCCAACtacgttttttttaataaaaagtataaatatACAGAGCAGGACTATagtaattttataattttattacaaCAATTAAACGCAGTTATTGTTTGCTCTGCAGGAGAAAAGAAAGCATCAGAATTTTTAAGCAACTCATCATGGCGCAGCtttgatgaattttttttaaagaaagaagaaaaaaacactcaCCTTTATTTAGCTATAATTGCTAAACCTTTTGATATAATTAAGACGCTTGTTAGTAAACAAGagacaaaaaagaagacaaacatGAATGGTGATGAGCCAAGTGAAGAGAGCAGCAGCAGCTGTTGTTCAAAGCGTCATGGTCTCTCCAGGGTTTGGAGGATTCAAGCTTGGTATGTGAACAGGTCAGAAGTGGAACAGCTGATTGAGATGATGCCGTTTTTCACCGCTCCACGCGAG AGTCTCTGCTGA
- the LOC140951198 gene encoding uncharacterized protein: MAYNPLLGAGVDSIIKHLSCAPHLKELKLVDVKMTPQQVMDLTSAVRQHGNITKLRSEYHDFEGNPKPEHEWPSEEDWKEWYPSLFSHSSNESQPQKQQIPAETRLSIHESPFFAHEQDTVGTFPAPPDPTADPMLTEASIPTTHGSSHGLVPHVQYSEHYASLDIHTHHHSAPSTIFTPGGSLSTDSYLISGPGPSTVTQDEPIDEELNLPSSSSKGYDEQVALQEECPRGKQKAGKKRKVQEMITEEIVEPQRKKKKRKKGKAEQGTEAGDEKSPLKRKKRKKRKVHQMTEDVEGTSRKRRKRKKHKEHRRDKGGEESTRKGKPRKKRKEGRVTEQGDEESPRKTKKRKQHKSHRVTEGDEEPRRKRSKRE; encoded by the exons ATGGCATACAATCCTCTTCTGGGTGCAGGAGTAGACAGCATCATTAAACATCTCAGCTGCGCTCCTCACCTGAAGGAACTGAAACTTGTAGATGTGAAGATGACTCCACAGCAGGTGATGGATCTCACATCAGCCGTACGGCAGCACGGCAACATCACTAAACTGCGGTCAGAATACCac GATTTTGAAGGGAACCCCAAACCTGAACATGAGTGGCCGTCAGAAGAAGATTGGAAAGAGTGGTACCCCAGTCTCTTTTCTCACTCATCAAATGAATCACAGCCGCAAAAGCAACAG ATTCCGGCAGAGACTCGCCTCAGTATTCACGAGTCACCATTCTTCGCTCACGAACAGGACACCGTGGGAACATTTCCAGCGCCTCCTGATCCTACTG CTGATCCGATGTTAACAGAGGCATCTATTCCTACCACGCATGGATCCAGCCACGGTCTGGTACCTCACGTTCAGTATTCAGAGCATTACGCCTCATTAGATATCCACACCCATCATCACAGTGCCCCATCCACCATCTTTACGCCTGGAGGATCCTTGTCTACCGATTCGTATCTCATCAGTGGTCCTGGCCCATCTACAGTCACACAGGACGAGCCCATTGATGAG GAGTTGAATCTCCCTAGCTCATCTTCCAAAGGGTACGATGAACAAGTTGCCTTACAAG AAGAATGCCCAAGAGGAAAACAGAAAGCAGGAAAAAAGCGGAAAGTGCAGGAGATGATAACTGAAG AAATTGTCGAACCtcagcgaaagaaaaagaaaagaaaaaaagggaaagcaGAACAAGGCACCGAAGCGG GTGACGAAAAGTCTCCgctaaagagaaagaaaagaaaaaagcgtaAAGTACATCAGATGACTGAAG acGTTGAAGGGACTTCACGAAAgagaagaaagcgaaagaagcACAAAGAACATCGGAGAGATAAAG GCGGCGAAGAATCTACGCGGAAGGGAAAGCCACGAAAAAAGCGTAAAGAGGGTCGGGTGACAGAACAAG GTGACGAAGAATCTCCACggaagacaaagaaaagaaagcagCATAAATCGCATCGGGTGACTGAAG